The genomic region CAATTACACCAGCTACCGTAATTACACCAGCTACCAGCCCAGCACAACCTACAACTACTATCGGTACAACTACAACCCTACTAGCTACAGCAACTATACCAACTATACTAAGTACAACAACTACAGCAACTACACCAATTACCAAAAACCGAATTACAGCACTCCCAGTCAACCGAACAGTACTCCTTCCCAGCCCAGCACCCAAACTACCGGTAATGTAAACACCGCTGATGAACAGGCTATGTTAAACCTGATTAATAAGGAACGGGTGGCTAATGGTTTACAGCCCCTGACCGCCGATGCTAAATTAACCGAGGTAGCCCGGCTGAAGGCTAAGGATATGATTGCTAACAACTATTTCGGTCACACTTCACCTACCTATGGTTCGCCCTTTGATATGATGAAGGCCAATGGTATTACCTACACTTACGCCGGTGAGAACTTGGCCGGGGCGCCGGATGTAAATACCGCCCACACCAATTTAATGAACTCCCCCAGCCACAAAGCTAATATTTTAAAGCCCGAGTATACCAAAGTAGGTATCGGGGTAGTAGAGGGCGGTCCTTACGGCAAGATGTTTGTACAAGAATTTATTGGTTAATTATTTAGTTAAAGGCACCTGTGCAAAAGCAGGTGCCTTTTGTTTTAGATGGTTAGTTTAAATTCATCTTCTTATTTTCCAGTTTTAATAAGTAAGCAGCGGCCAGCATTTTAGCGTTAATAACATCCGGACTTTGCTTTTGTATAATCGCCATCTGATCCTTAACCTGACAGTTACCCCGGACACATTGAAACAACTCATCACTGATAGTCTGCATGCTTTCTTGTTTTTCTGCAAAACTAATGGCCGAGGAAAGCACATCCCGGATCACATTATTTTGCACTTTCGGATCCAGACCGACCGGCAAATTTACATTTAATCCCCGGTAAATATCAATCAGCGCCACTAAAATATACTGCTCCAATGAAGGAGATTGATTATTTGCATTGGCCAAGTCAAACCACCCCCGCAAACTTTAACTTCAGTTTAACATGATTGCAGGCAAAGAAAAAGTAAATGAATAACTGTTTAATCCCTGGCATAGCGGGCAGAATAAAATAAATCACCGTTAACAAAGGGGGGGTTTACGTGACATTACCACAAGGTATGCGTGCTTTGCTGGCTTATTTTCCCTCCAGCACCAAAGCTCAAGCGGCCATGGAGGAGCTAAAAAGTATGGGTATCAGTGATGTTTCCCTGGACAGAGTTTCCCGGTATGGTACCACAACCAATGCTGCCCTGAATAACCCGCGCAACGATGCTCAGTCCATAACCGGGTTAACTTTATTTTCTAATAATTCTTTGAGCAGTGATGCCAGCGTCCTTCAGGCAGCCGATCCGGCGGTCAGCGGCATGGCATCTAGAGGGTATGGTCTGGCCGGGGGACATGCTTTTTTAGTTACCGCGGTAACAACTGATGAAATGGGCGAAAGAGCTGCCCGTGTGCTGGAAAAGCACGGCGGGTCGCTATAACACTCTTCTAATCCAGGAGGTGTCAAGGTGGAAAAGGGCCAAGTAAGAGATCTGGTTGAAGCCACCGCCCCGCGGGAGGATTTCAGTGGTAACAGCTTTACCAATGTGCAGCTGGACACTTTTCGATCTCGGTACATTGATACCTACGATGAGGCCCTGGACTTACTGGAAGATCACGACATCACCGTTAGAAGAAGTGGTAAATACAAATGGAAAGACCGCTAAGACGGTCTTTCCGAATTTATAGGGATAAACACCTTTTATCAACCTAGTTTTTGTCATTTTTAGTGTATTTATAGTTATACTGAAATTAAAAAAAGGTTGGATTTTTCTTATTTTGGTTAAACTGGGATTGAAGACTTTCGGATGGTGGAGGTACTATTTTAAATGAAGAAAGTAGTCAGTGTCAGTCTTGGTTCATCTAAGCGTAATCACACTGTACAAGTGGAACTGCTGGGTGAAAACTTTTCCATTAGTCGCATCGGAACTGATGGGGATATAAATAAAGCCATAAAAATGATTCAACAATTGGATGGAAACGTTGATGCCATTGGCTTAGGGGGTATTGATGTTTACTTATACGCCTGCCACAATCGCTACGTGATTAAAGACGGCATGCGCATGCTGAAAGCCGCCAAAGTGACACCCGTAGTGGATGGCAGCGGTTTGAAAAACACCCTGGAAAGGCAAGCAGTGGCGTACTTAGCCGAACAGGGTCTGCTTACCCGAGGCAGTAAAGTGCTAATGGTCAGTGCCATGGATCGGTTTGGCATGGCCGAAGCCATGGACAATATTGGTTGCCAGCTAATCCTAGGGGACGCCATGTTTGCCCTGGGTATACCATTCCCAATTTATAGCCTGGAAAAACTACAGCGCATTGCAAGTAAAATTATGCCCATCATTTCCCGACTTCCCTTTACCATGATTTACCCAACCGGGTCCAAACAAGATAAACAATCCCGGCTTAGGGCAACCAAGTTTGCCAGTTACTATCACCATGCCGAGGTAATAGCCGGGGATTATCATTTTATTCATAAGTACTTACCGGAAAAACTCAACGGCCAGATGATTATTACCAACACCATCACCGCCGCGGACGTGGAACTTTTGATGGAGCGGGGAGCGGCAATGCTGGTTACCACCACCCCGGAATTTCAGGGGCGCACCTTTGGTACTAATGTGATGGAGGCAGTTTTCCTGGCTCTGCTGGGTAAAAGATGGGATGAGGCTACGCCGGAAGATTATGCCGCCTTGTTGCAACAGCTAAACTGGCAGCCTAAAATAATCAAGCTAAAAAAGGAGATAAATGCTCAAGTACAAGAAAGCCCCGCACCATAAGGTGCAGGGCTTTTTAATACCCCCCAAACCTAAATATAGCCCAACAAACCCCAATAACAAAACAAACTGAGAGTAGCGAGAGCGAAGCGTTGGAAATGCCGGGCTGCCCAAAACCCACTTTGTAAAGCTATAGTCCTAAGGCTTGATACATAACCTCATTTACCTGGTTATCCATTGGCAAGCCGTTGGCCTTACGGAATTTTTTCACCGCCTGCTCCATCTGGTAACCAAAAATACCGTCAACTTCAGCCTTATAATAACCCAGTCGCTTCAGGGTGCGCTGTACTTCGTACACATCGGCCCCCCGGTCCCCCTGTACCAGTATCTTGTGATCCTGGCCTGGGACACCAAAGGGACTGCCCACAATGTACACCGGAGTTCCCTTGGGCACCCAGGGGTAAAGCTCTTCAACGCTGGAATTATGCATCCTGATACAGCCATGGCTGGCGTAAGTACCAATGGAAAAGGGTTTGTTGGTACCGTGAATACCATAAATACCCCATGGTACATTAAGGCCTAACCACCTGGTACCAAACCCGTCACCCCAGTTGATGGCTTTATGTGCCACTTGCCAGCTGCCCACCGGGGATGGGGTTTCCGGGGCGCCGCAGGCAATATTAAACTGCTTATAAGGTTTGCCATCAGCCATTACGGTCAGTTTTCTTTTGGTAGTATCTATTATCAAAGCAATTTGTCCGGTGGGGGGTGGCAATGTTTCAGACTTAGTTACCGGTAATTCGATTTGGCGGGCCATTTGATACCAGGTTGGCTCGTCTACCACCCCGTCTGCTTTTAACCGGTGATCGGCCTGAAACTGTTGTACTGCCTTTTGGGTCAAGAAATCGTAAATTCCATTGATGGGACCCTGGTAATAACCGAGCACTTGTAATTCCAGTTGCAGGTTTTTAACATCTTCCCCTTGCATCAAGGGGCTGGCTAACTTCAGTGTGCGATCCGTATCATCATTAAAAGGACAGGTTTGCACTGTGGCGCCGGCTGGGTTTACCCCAAGCAAAAGGATAATTAAACAACTCAAAATAAAGATCAGTAAAATTTGGCGGCACCTGATCATGTAATCCCTCCTGTACTTGGAAAAACCTCAAGTCATAATATTTACCTAATTGTGCTTTACTATCCGCTGTATCATGGAAAATCCTTTTAGCAAGGTATAAAAAAGTTGAATAAATTCCAGCTTAAAAGAAGGAAGTATTTCCAAAATAGGAGAAACAAAAACAACTGTATGGAATAAAATATGTATTTAAGCTTAACTAGGGGGTTGGCCTTTTGGTTGAAGAAAAAAAACAACTAACATTAGTGTTGGGAGTTATTGGCGCGGATGTTCACGCCGTGGGCAATCGCATTTTAGAATACGCTTTTACCGAGGCCGGATTTAAGGTGGTTAACATCGGCGTGATGGCCTCCCAGGAGGAATTCATCAACGCTGCGGTGGAGACCAATGCGGATGCCATTTTAGTGTCTTCTCTGTACGGTCATGGTGAGATTGACTGCCGGGGGCTGCGGGAGAAGGCCATTGAGGCCGGCATCGGCGATATCAAGATGTATGTGGGCGGCAACCTGGTGGTGGGTAAGCAGGATTGGGACGATGTGAAGCAAAGATTTCTTAAGATGGGTTTTGACCGGGCCTATCCGCCGGGCACGATGCCTCAGGAAGCCATTGATGATATTTTAGAGGATTTTGGTTTGAAACAAAAATGTTAGGGGGGACCGGTATGGAACTGGCCCTGTTGATTGACTTCGGCAGTACCTATACTAAGGTGACTGCTGTTGACGTGGAAGCCGCGGAGATTATTGCCACGGCCAGGGGTATCACCACCGTGGATACTAATATAGTGGATGGCTTAGAGCAGGCCCTGGGGCAAATGAAAACTCACTTTCCCCTGGGATTGCCGGAGTTTCAACACCGCCTGGCCTGCAGCAGTGCTGCCGGGGGCTTGCGCATGGTGGCCATTGGCCTGGTGCAAGAGCTGACCGTCGAGGCAGCCCGGCAGGCTGCTTTGGGGGCCGGGGCCAGGGTACTGGGAGTATATGCGCACCAGTTAAGCAAAGCGGAAGTAGCAGAAATAGACGCCACCTGCCCGGATATTATCCTGCTGGCCGGCGGCACCGATGGCGGCAACCGGGATGTAATCCTGCACAATGCCCGTATGCTGGCCGGTGCCAAATGCGGTGAGACGGTTATTGTGGCCGGTAACAAATCTGCAGCGGAGGAAGTGCGGGATATCCTGGTGCAGGCTGGTAAAGATGTGCGGGTAACGGAAAATGTGCTGCCGGAACTAAATAAATTAAACGTAGACCCGGCCCGTCAAACCATCCGGGAAACCTTTTTGGAAAAAATCGTCGAGGCCAAGGGTTTAAGCAAAGCCGAAAGTTATATTCAAGGGGTGTTAATGCCCACTCCGATGGCGGTGCTCAATGCTGCCAGGCTGTTGGCCCAGGGCACGGATGAGGAAAAGGGCTGGGGCGATTTGATGCTGGTGGATATCGGCGGTGCCACTACCGATGTGCATTCAATCGGGGACGGGTTCCCCACCAAATCAGGGGTGACCTTTAAGGGGCTGCCGGAACCCTATGCCAAACGGACGGTGGAAGGGGATTTAGGCATGCGGGTCAGTGCCCTGTCCCTGCTGGAGTCAGTGGGTGCCCATAAATTGGCTGCCCTGACGGGACTGAGTCAGCAAGACGTAACGGACTACTGCCATTATGTACACGATAATGTGGAGGCACTGCCGACCGGTGAGGACCAGTGGAAAATTGAAACGGCCATGGCTCGCATGGCCACCGAACTGGCGGTGGAGCGGCACGTGGGCAGCCTGGAAAATATATGGACACCGATGGGGGCTGCCTATGTGCAACATGGCAAAGACCTGACCCAGGTTCCTTATATCATTGGTACGGGGGGCGTCATTGTCAATCACCCCCGGCCGGGCGATATATTGGCCGGGGCGCTGTTTAAACCGGAGCAACCCACCGTCTTGCGGCCGCAAAGGCCCAAGATGATGCTGGATAAGGAATATATTCTGGCCGCCGTGGGACTGTTGGCCGAGGTAAGGCCCACAGCCGCCCTGCGACTGGTTAAAAAATATTTAGTAGAAATCAATGAGGAGTGAAACACTTGCAACTGGCCAATAAAAAACTAGATTGGGATCAGTTTTTACAAATCCGTCAGGAAGTTATAAATTCCTGGCCTACCGGGCAGGAAGTGGATTTAGCCGATGGGGTAGCCTACCAGGCCCAGCTGCCGGCCAAACTTCGGTTTGCGGAAAAGCTGGAGCAAGCCAAGCAGGAGGGCATCACCCTGGCCCAGCCCAGGGCAGGGGTGGCCTTGGTGCATGAACATATCGAATTATTACGTTATCTGGTGGATGAAGGGGGGGCAGACCTGCTGCCCACCACCATTGACAGCTATACCCGGCAAAACAGGTATAACGAGGCCCAGGCCGGTATTGAGGAAAGCCGCGCGGTGGGCCGCTCCATGCTTAACGGGTTCCCGGCCGTAAACCACGGGTTGGCTGCTTGCCGCCAGGTGGTGGAAGCTATGTCGGTGCCGGTGCAGGTACGGCACGGCACGCCGGATGCCCGGCTGCTGGCGGAAATTACCCTGGCCGGGGGATTTACCGCCTATGAGGGCGGGGGTATTTCCTATAACATCCCCTACGCCAAAGATGTGCCCTTGGAGCGGTCCATTCGGGACTGGCAGTATGTGGACCGGCTGGTGGGCTATTATGAGGAACAGGGCATTTCCATTAACCGGGAGCCCTTTGGACCGCTGACCGGCACTCTGGTGCCACCCAGCATTTCCCATAGTGTGGCCATTGTGGAGGCGCTGCTGGCGGCAGAACAGGGAGTGCGCAGCATCACCGTCGGCTACGGCCAGTGTGGTAACCTGATCCAGGATGTGGCGGCCATCCGCTCCCTGGAGGAACTGGCAGAGGAATATTTGAATCGTTTTGGTTATCAAGATGTGGTGCTCACCACCGTTTTCCACCAGTGGATGGGTGGTTTTCCTCAGGATGAAAGCAAGGCCTTCGGGGTTATCAGCTGGGGAGCAGCCACAGCCGCCCTGGCCAAGGCCACCAAGGTGATTGTTAAAACCCCTCACGAAGCCATGGGGGTACCGACAAAAGAAGCCAATGCCGCCGGTATCAGGGCCACCAAACAGGTGCTGAATATGCTTAAAGATCAGACCATGCCGGAGACCAAAGAATTGGCGGCCGAAGTAGAATTAATCAAAGCCGAGACCAGGTCTATCTTAGACCGGCTGCTGGAATTCGGCGAAGGGGATGTGGCCGTGGGTACCGTGCGGGCCTTCCAGGCCGGCATCATTGATGTGCCCTTTGCCCCCAGCCGCTACAATGCCGGAAAAATTCTGCCGGCCCGGGATTACCGGGGGGCGGTCAGGTTATTGGATTTTGGTAATCTACCCTTTAGCGAAGAAATAAAAGATGTGCACCGGGAAAAAATAGGCCAAAGGGGTAAGCTGGAAGGAAGAGATCCCAGCTTCCAGATGGTTATTGATGATATTTATGCCATCGGTAAGGGTATGCTGGTAGGTAAGCCGCGCTGATAGAGAAGTGAGAGGTTAGAGGATAGAAGCAGAGGTTAGCAGCAAGATAAAGGAGGCAATTATGAAAATCACTGGTGCTGCTGTTTCGCCGGGACTTACCGGCTTTTACTTTGACGACCAAAAGGCCATTAAGATGGGACGGGAGCATGACGGTTTTGCCTATCTGGGGCAACCGGCCACCCCGGGCTTTAGCTCTGTGCGCCAGCGGGGCGAGTCAATTTCCGTCATGCTGATACTGGAAAACGGCTCCGTGGCTTACGGGGATTGTGCCGCGGTGCAATATTCCGGGGCCGGCGGGCGGGACCCGCTGTTCCTGGCCGCTGATTTCATTCCTGTGTTGGAAAAAGAGGTGCTGCCTAGACTGGTGGGACGGGATATTACCGGCTTCCGGCAATTGGCAGAGGAATTTGATCATCTGAAGCACCCGGACGGCAGCCGTTTCCATACCGCCCTGCGCTATGGTATCACCCAGGCCCTGCTGGATGCCGCTGCCCGGGCCGCCGGCTGCACCATGGCCGAAGTGGTGGCCAAAGAATATAACTGTACCCTGGTGGACCGGCAAGTACCCATTTTCTGCCAAACCGGGGACGATCGTTATACCAACGCTGATAAAATCATTATTAAACGGGCGGACGTATTACCCCACGGGTTAATTAATAATGTGGAGGAAAAGCTGGGCCGCCGCGGGGAAAAACTGCTGGAGTATGTGTCCTGGCTGAAGGACCGGGCCATCCGGTTAGGCGGTGAAAATTACCGGCCTGTTTTACATATCGATGTTTACGGCACCATCGGACAAGCTTTTGATGATCACACCGACCGCATGGCCGATTACCTGGCGCAAATTGAGCATGCAGCTTACCCCTTCCACATCCGTATTGAGGGGCCGATGGACCGGGGCAGTAAGCCGGCCCAGATTGAGGCCCTGGCTGAACTGCGGCAGACCTTAAAGCGCCGGGGCATTAAGGTAGAAATAGTGGCCGATGAGTGGTGTAACACACTGGAGGATATCCGGGAATTTGTGGATGCCGGGGCCGGGGATATGGTGCAAATCAAAACCCCGGATTTAGGCGGTATCAATAACACCATTGAAGCTATCCTTTATGCCAAGGAACGGGGCATTGGCGCCTACCTGGGTGGCACCTGCAACGAAACCGACCGCTCGGCTCAGGTTTGTGTGCATATCGGTATTGCCACCCAGCCGGATCAAATGCTGGCCAAACCCGGCATGGGTGTGGACGAGGGCCTGATGATCGTCTATAACGAAATGAACCGTACCCTGGCACTGCTCAGGGCCAGAGGGGTTGTGTAAGCCACCATGCAGAAAGTAGGAATGACCACCACCATCCCGGTGGAGGTGGTGTATGCTGCCGGTTGTATCCCGGTGGATTTAAATAATATCTTCATTACTCACGAAGATCCCCGGGGATTGGTGGAGGAAGCAGAAACGGCGGGTTATCCCCGCAACCTGTGTGCCTGGATTAAAGGCCTTTATTCTACCACCCTGCAAAATAAAGATATTAAGACCATTGTGGCGGTGACCCAGGGGGACTGCAGCAATACCCATGCCCTGATGGAGACCCTGGAGATGGCCGGGATCAGGGTGATCCCCTTTGCCTTTCCCTTTGACCGGGATTATGATTTGCTAAAACTGCAAATTGAAAAATTAATGGATGCTTTGGGTACCACCTGGGACGAGGTTTATCGGGTGAAGGCCAGGTTAGACCAAATCCGGGCCAAGGTGCAGGAACTGGACCGGCTCACCTGGCAAGGGGACCGGGTGAAAGGTTGGGACAATCACTTATTTCAAGTAAGCTGCAGTGATTTTGACGGCAACCCGGACGCCTTTGAACAGCGGATAGACGCCTACCTGGCGGAACTGCCCCAAAAGGAGCCCATTAAAGCGGATTTAAGAATTGCCTATATTGGCGTACCACCCATTGTTGACGATCTGTACGACTACCTGGAAGAACGGGGGGCCCGGGTGGTCTTTAATGAAGTGCAGCGGCAGTTTGTCATGCCTTTTGGTATAGATGATCTGGTGGAACAATACCGTACCTACAGCTACCCCTATGGTATTTTCTACCGGTTGGAAGATATCAGCCGGGAAGTGGAAAAACGGCAGGTGGATGGTATTATCCACTACGCCCAAAGTTTTTGCTACCGGCAGATCGAAGATATGATTGTGCGGCAGAAGCTTAGGAAATACCCCATCCTGACCCTGGAAGGGGATAAACCCAGCAAGCTGGATGCCCGCACCCGCATGCGGCTGGACGCCTTTGTGGAGATGTTGAGGTGATACTTAGTGATTTGTGGCATTGATTTAGGCAGCCGCAGCGTCAAGGTGGCTCTGATGGCCCCGGACGGCAGCCTGACCTTTCATAAATTTGATACTGTTTCCTTCTACCGGCAGCATGGCCGCATGGTGGAGGGGCAGTTGCAAGTGGATCTGGCCGCCCTGGGCCTGGGGGTACCGGAAAAGGTGGTGGCCACCGGCTACGGTCGGCAGACCATTAACCTGAAGGGAGCGGAAGTAATTCCCGAACTGAAGGCCCATGTGCTGGGGGCCGTCCACCAGACCGGACTCACCGACTTTACCCTGCTGGATCTGGGGGGGCAGGACAGTAAAGTGGTGCTGGTGTCCCGGGGTAAGATGGTGGACTTCCAAACCAACGACAAATGTGCCGCCAGCACCGGCCGTTACCTGGAAAATATGGCCGCGGTGCTGGATATTGATTTGGCCGAACTGTCCCGTCATTACCGGAACCCGGTGGACTTAAGCTCCACCTGTGCCATTTTTGGTGAAACGGAGTTAATTGGTAAAGTGGTGGAAGGACACCCCGTTGCCAATCTGGCCGCCGGAGTAAACTACACCATTTTCAAACGGATTAAACCCATGCTGCATAAACTGTTAACAGACACCATTGTCTTCACCGGTGGGGTGGCCCACAATCAGGCCCTGGTGAAAATTTTAGAACAGGAGATGCAAGTACCGGTGGTGGTGCCGGAGTATCCCCAGTATAACGGCGCCATCGGCTGCTGTGTAGCGGGCAGCTAGCAGCGAAAGGCGGGTCAGCCGTCAGCTGTCAGCTGTCAGCCATCAGCTTTCAGTCTTAGGGGTCATCCTTAAGGCTCTGTTGCTAGACTAATAGGTATTTCTTAAAGGTCCTGTTGCTGGACTAATGGGTATTTCTCAAGGGTCCTGTTACAGGACCAGAGAGGAATACAGTATAAGTCCAACAACAGGACTAAAGAGAAATGCAGAATAAGTCAAATAGCCAACAGCTTGACCCCAAAGAAAAACCCCAAAGAAACCAGAGGTGACGCCATTGCAACTAACTGTACTAGGCTGCTGGGCGCCTTATCCCAGATGCAGCGGGGCCTGCTCCGGCTATCTGCTGCAGGAGGACGGCCGCAGCCTGCTGATCGAAACAGGCAACGGAGTAATCAGCCGGATGCTGCAGCATATAGATATTCAGGATTTGGATGCGGTCATCATCAGCCACTTGCACCCGGATCACGTCATGGATATTTATTGCCTGCGCCACGCCATTGAAGCTGCCAACCGGGAGGGGCGCATGGAAAAGCTGGTGCCTTTATACCTGCCCACCGGTCCGGCGGAGGAATTTAACCGTATCAAAGAATTTACCAAAGCCTTTCATATCCATGTCATAGATGAATTGCCAGAGCCCAAAGAGGTAGTAATTGACGGGTTTAAGGTAAAATTTGTACCAGGTAAACATAACCTGCCGGCTTACAGTATGTCCATTGAAGGAAGTAAACGTTTGGTCTACTCGGGAGATACCGCCTATAATCCGGAACTGGTTAAACTGGCTAATAACGCGGACCTGTTTCTGTGTGAGGCCAGCGGCTTGGAAAAAGATGCGGCGTATCTGAAGGAAAATCACCTGACCGCCCGCCAGGCCGGGGAACTGGCCAAAACAGCCGGCGTGAAAAGATTTATGATTACCCACTTTTACCCGGAATATGTGCTGACAGAATTGCAGCAACAGGCTGCCGAAGGCTTTGGCGGTCCGGTGGAACTGGCCCGAGAGGGGTATACTTTAGATATTTAGAGGGGGAGAAGTAATTGGCGGTGTCCCTTATTCACGAATACCTGATGCATGCGGTTTACTTTGCACCCAGGGGGCGTCATCGCTTGTTGGCGCTGGGGGGGAGTCTGGCGCACCGCTATTTAAGTCCGGAGGATCACTTGATTGGCCTGGTGGGGGATGCCGGAGCCGGCAAATCGCTGTTAATCCGGGGCATGTTCCCGGGTTTGGAGCTCACCAATGATGACGACGGCATTAACGTGCGTCCCCTGCCGCTGCTGGATGATGCTGACAAAAAGCATTTTCGGGCCCGCACCTACCACCTGGATGCACGGTTTGAAATGGCCTTTACCCAGCCCTGGGCCATTGTGGAGGCTGTTAAGGAGGCCATTAAGCATGACCGGCGGGTGATCATCGAGCATTTTGACTTGCTTTATCCCATGCTTCAGATGAATGCGCAAATTCTCATCGGTATCGGGGAAGAAGTGATTGTTACCCGGCCCAACATCTTCGGTCCGGAACCCCAGGAAATTGCTGATATCGTGTTTGAATCCCTGATTTACCGCAAGATGGCCCATACTGCCGAGGATATTACCTCGATGGTGCTGGAGCATGAGCTTGGTCTGAAAAAACCGAAGGTACATAGCGACATCAAGCATGGTTTTGTACTGGAATTTGATGAAAAGCCTGACATTGATCTGGAAGCTTTGGAAAAAAGAGTACAGGAAATAATAAAAAAGGATATCTGTATTTACTACCATGACGAAGAACATATTAAGGTGGGAGAGGGCATCTTTGGCTGTACCGGCCCTCGGCTGCATGTGAAGAAAACCAGTGAAATTACTAACTTCCGGTTGGTAAAGAAGTTTATGTGGGATCCAATTGAAGAATTGTATGTACTGGCGGGCCTGGTGGGGCCGGTTGGTGAAGGGGATAGCCCGCTGACACCGCCGGACCGTTTCCACCTGATTCGCCGGGCCCGTAAACGTTCAAGAGATATGACAGCTTAAGGGAGGCAACCGCTGAATGGAACGAGTGGATGGCAGAACACCGGGCCAGATTCGCCCGGTTAAAATAACTGCTAATTACAATAAATATGCGGAAGGATCGGTTTTAATTGAAATAGGAGATACCCGGGTCATTTGTACCGCTACGGTGGAGGACCGGGTTCCTCCCTTTCTAAAGGGCCTTGGTAAAGGCTGGGTCACTGCTGAATACTCTATGATCCCCAGGGCTACCGGCACCCGCACCACCCGGGAAGCCGCCAAGGGCAAACTGAGTGGCCGAACTATGGAAATCCAGCGGCTAATCGGCCGGGCGCTGCGTTCGGTGGTAGATCTGGAAGCCCTGGGTGAACGGATGGTGACAATGGACTGCGATGTCATTCAGGCCGATGGCGGCACCCGTACCTCATCTATCACCGGGGCCTATGTGGCCATGATTTTGGCCTTGAACAAACTGGTGGAACAGGGTATGCTGGAGAAAATACCCGTAAACGACTTCATTGCTGCCACCAGTGTAGGCATTGTCAACGGAACTCCGGTATTAGATCTTTGTTACGCCGAGGATTCCGCGGCGGAAGTGGATATGAATGTGGTACTCACCGGGACCGGTCGGTTTGTGGAAATCCAGGGTACCGGGGAAGAAGCTACCTTTTCCCGGGATGAGATGAACCAACTGCTGGATTTAGCTGCCGCCGGGATTAAGGAATTGATTAAAGTACAGCAACAGGTATTGGGCCCGGAAATAACCGCAAAAATAGGGCAGGTGCGACAGTGAA from Desulfotomaculum nigrificans DSM 574 harbors:
- a CDS encoding acyl-CoA dehydratase activase, with amino-acid sequence MICGIDLGSRSVKVALMAPDGSLTFHKFDTVSFYRQHGRMVEGQLQVDLAALGLGVPEKVVATGYGRQTINLKGAEVIPELKAHVLGAVHQTGLTDFTLLDLGGQDSKVVLVSRGKMVDFQTNDKCAASTGRYLENMAAVLDIDLAELSRHYRNPVDLSSTCAIFGETELIGKVVEGHPVANLAAGVNYTIFKRIKPMLHKLLTDTIVFTGGVAHNQALVKILEQEMQVPVVVPEYPQYNGAIGCCVAGS
- a CDS encoding MBL fold metallo-hydrolase produces the protein MTPLQLTVLGCWAPYPRCSGACSGYLLQEDGRSLLIETGNGVISRMLQHIDIQDLDAVIISHLHPDHVMDIYCLRHAIEAANREGRMEKLVPLYLPTGPAEEFNRIKEFTKAFHIHVIDELPEPKEVVIDGFKVKFVPGKHNLPAYSMSIEGSKRLVYSGDTAYNPELVKLANNADLFLCEASGLEKDAAYLKENHLTARQAGELAKTAGVKRFMITHFYPEYVLTELQQQAAEGFGGPVELAREGYTLDI
- the rph gene encoding ribonuclease PH, translating into MERVDGRTPGQIRPVKITANYNKYAEGSVLIEIGDTRVICTATVEDRVPPFLKGLGKGWVTAEYSMIPRATGTRTTREAAKGKLSGRTMEIQRLIGRALRSVVDLEALGERMVTMDCDVIQADGGTRTSSITGAYVAMILALNKLVEQGMLEKIPVNDFIAATSVGIVNGTPVLDLCYAEDSAAEVDMNVVLTGTGRFVEIQGTGEEATFSRDEMNQLLDLAAAGIKELIKVQQQVLGPEITAKIGQVRQ